Sequence from the Gemmatimonadaceae bacterium genome:
GCGTGCGAGTTCAGAATGAGCTTCACGTCCTCGACGCGAAAGCCAAGCGCCTTGATGTTCGCGATGATGCTCGGCGCGGACATCGGCAGCGCCCCGTCGATGAGCACGTGACCCCGGTTCGACGTGATGAGAATCGACGCAAGCCCCTGTGGTCCGACGTAGTACGTATTGCCGAAGATGCGAAACGGCTTCTGCGGTGCGTTCCACACCGCGCAGTTGGCGCAGCGCGACGGCGGATAGTCGACTCGAATGGTGTCCAGCACTTGCGCCGAGAGCGCAACGTTCGCGAGCGGTGCCGCGGCGAGCGCTGCGACGACCGCTCGCGAAAGCATCAGGGCGCCTTCGTGGCGTGAAGCGCGGGCAGCGTCACCGTGAACTCCGATCCGACGTCCGGTGTGCTCGTCACGACGATGTCGCCACCCATCGCGCGCGCGAGATCGCGGCTGATCGCAAGGCCCAATCCCGTGCCTTCGGCAGAGGCGGTGAGCGTGCGGCCGACCTGCACGAACGGCTCGAAGATCGTCTCGATTTGTTCGTTGCTGATGCCGATGCCGGTGTCGCGCACCGAGATCGACACGCGTTGAGCCGCGTCGAGGATGCACGACAGCGTGATGGTCCCGCCGCTCGGCGTGAACTTCACGGCGTTCGACAGCAGGTTGAGCACGATCTGCTCGACCTTCGCGCGATCGGCCCATGCCGTGAGGCCTTCGTCGCACCCGGCATCGACGAACGCGATGCCTTTCGCCAGCGCCTGTGGCGAGATCATGTGCGTGACCGACGAGACCACCTCCTGGATCGGTACGGCGGCCAGGTCGTAGCTCAATTGCCCCGCTTCGATGCGGCTGAAGTTGAGGATGTCGTTGATGATCCCCAGCAGGTGCGCCTGGCTGCGCTTGATGCGCTCGAGCTGGTCCTTCTGCCGCGCCGTGACGGGCCCCGAGAGTCCCATGTTGATGAGATCCGCGTAGCCGCCGATGGCATTGAGCGGTGTGCGCAGCTCGTGCGACATCGCGGCGAGAAACTGACTCTTCACGCGATTTGCTTCGTCGGCGCGACGCCGCGCATCGTCCGCGCGATGCCGAGCTTCCTCGGCCTCGCGCGTGCGAGCCTCGAGCTCTTCGGTCTGTCGTTTGAGCCGATCGGTCACTTCGCGCAACTCCGCCGCTCTCGCTTCAGCGGCGAGTCGCGCGCCTTGCTCCGTCGCAACGCGCCGCGCGTCGTCGAGCGCACGCTGCTCCGACGCGTGTCGTTCGGTGAGATCGCGCGTCACTTTTGCGAACCCGATCAATTCACCGGCGCGGTTGCGAATGGCCGTAATGAGGACGCTGGCCCAGAACATCGAGCCGTCCTTGCGTACGCGCCACCCTTCCTCTTCGTACTTGCCCGTGCGCGTCGCGATTTCCAGCTCGCGCGCCGGCTTTCGCGCATCCTTGTCGACCTGCGGATAGAACTTGGAGAAGTGCTGTCCAATGATCTCCTTCGCCCGGTAGCCGTTGATGCGCTCGGCCCCGTCGTTCCACGTGGTGACCAGTCCCGTGGGATCGAGCAGGAAGATGGCGTAGTCTTTCACGCCCTCGACCATGAGGCGGAATCGCTCTTCGCTTTCACGCAGTGCTTCTTCCGCTTCGCGGCGTTCGGTGAGGTCGCGCGTGACCTTGCCGAAACCGAGCAATTTCCCGTTTCGGTCGCGCAGGGCGGTGATCACGACGTTTGCCCAGAACCGCGATCCATCTTTGCGAATGCGCCAGCCTTCGTCCTCGAAGCGCCCGGTATTCGCCGCCGTCAGCAGCTCGAATTGGGGAAAGCCCTGTTCGACGAGATCCCGCGGATAGAAAATCGAGAAATGCTTCCCGATGATTTCTTCGGCCTTGTAGCCCTTGAACCGCTCGGCGCCGGCATTCCAGCTGAGGATGTAGCCCGCCGGGTCCAGCGCGAAGATGGCGTAGTCCTGAACGCTTTCGACGAGCAGCCGGTGGAGATCGCCTATTTCCGCGGCAATTCCACTCTTCGTGCCCGCACCTTCGTCGCCGGAGTAGTTCTTGGGCGACGGCGGGGACGCTGAGGGCGCATCGTTCGGCGGGGTTCGGCTCGACGACGTCGAACGCTTGGGCTTATCGGCCAAGATTGAGCGGGGTCAGCAATAGAACGACGGCGGCGCTATCTAAGCGCCGTCAGGAGAGTTGCCGGCTTACACCGCTAATCCGGGGCCACGGCGCCGAACACGGCGAAATAAGTCGGGCAGCTATGAAACGTAGAGTCCCAAAGGTGGACCGCAACACCCAATTGACCCCAAGCGTACCTAGGGCATATTCCCGCTGCACCCGCCGCCATCTGGCGGTACCTGGCAGTATCCGACTGCGTCCGCTGCATCGTGGTTTCCGGAGGTTTTCGTGCGTCGTCCCGCCCTGGTTTCGCTCCCCAACGCTGACTCCACTCTCGCGATCGCCGCCGCGCTGGTTTCTCTGGCCGGCGCGGCGCCTCGCGTTTCGGCCCAGGCGCGGCAACAGGCCTCGTCGGCCATGCAGGCGACCCGGATTCCGCGCGCCGACCTCGAGACGTTCGCGCAGGCCGCGGTCGCCATCGCCGCGGCGCGCGACTCCATGCAGGCCCAGATCTCCGCGCCGAAAAACGCCAAGACCTCGGCCCAGCAGGAGATCCGCGCGCACTTCCAGTCACAGGTCGCCGAGATCCTGCATCACGCGGGGTTGAGCGAGGCGGACTTCGATAAGAAGACCTACATCGTCAGCGCCGACTCCACGACGCGGCACGCCTACGACAGCCTCGTCGCGAAGATCAGCGGCCAGCCGATTCCGAGTGTGTACGTGCCGGCCAATCTCGGTCCCCAGGTGAAGGTGCCGGCCACCGCGGCGGGCATGCACATCGGCCATGTCGTGAACACGTTCAACGACACGCCCGATTCGAAGGGCCTGTTGCCGATCGCGCTCTCCGATGCGCGTGTCGCGGCGCAGCACGCGCAGCTCGCGGCGCGGAATCCGACGAATCTCGACGCGATCAAGCTGCATGCGGGTCACGTGCTCAATGCGCTCGATCCGTCCATCGTGCCGACCGGTCCGGGCTCGGGGTACGGGCTCAAGAAAGCCGCGGCCGGCATCGCGACGCACATCGAGCTCGCCGCCAAGGCCGCGGGCGCGACGCCGAATATCGAGACGCACGCGGCGCACATCGCGACGGCCGCGCGCAATACGGTGACGCGCGCCGATCAGTGCATCGCGCTCGCGAAGGAGATTCAGGCCGCGACCACCGCCGACGACGCGATGAAGTTGTTGAATCAGCTCATCCCGTTGACGCAGCAGCTCACCGCCGGCGCCGACACGAACAACGACGGCAAGGTGAGCATCGACGAAGGCGGGCTGCAGATGGCGCAGGAACACGTCACCTTGATGCTCGCGGCGGAGAAGCTGCCCTGAGCGCGATCTGACGATCTGACGGGAGCGCGGATTGCGAGCAGAGGCTGAGTGAACACGTTCGCGTCGCTCAGGCACCGCAACTTTCGGCTGTTCTTCGTCGGGCAATCGATCTCGAACACGGGCAATTGGCTCACCAACGTTGCCCTGACGCTGCTCGTGCTCCGGATTACGGGCAGCGGTTTCGCGGTGGGCGTGAGCGCGGCGTGCCAATACGGTCCGATTCTGATCATCACGCCGTGGGCGGGCGCGGTCGCCGATCGCTCGAACAAGCGGCGCGCGCTGCTGCTGACGCAGGTGCTGGAGATGATGCAGTCGTCGGGGCTCGCGGTGCTGGCGTTTCTCGCGCATCCGCCGCTGTTCGGATTGTACGCGCTCGCGCTTGCCGGCGGTGTCGTGCTCGCGTTCGACAATCCGCTGCGGCGATCGTTCGTCACGGAGATGGTGCCGAAGGAAGATCTTGCGAACGCGGTGGTGCTCTACAGCACGATCGTCAATGTCTCTCGCATCTTCGGGCCCGCGCTGGCCGGACTGCTCGCCACCACGCTCGGCTACGGGTGGTGCTTCACGATCGACGCGGCGACCTACCTCGCCGTGTTGTTCTGCCTCTGGCGCATGCGCGACGAGGAACTGCACCGTGAGCGGCATGATGACGCGGCGACGTCGAGCGTGCGCGACGGCGTGCGGTATCTCCTCTCGGTGCCCGTGCTCTGGATCAGCTTCGCGATGCTCGCGGCCGTCGGTATGCTCGCCTACAACTTCAATGTGGCGCTTCCGCTGTTCGTGACGCGCTCGCTGCACAGCAGCGAGGCAACGTTCACAATTCTCTATTCGGTGTTCAGCGTCGGCGCGGTCGCGAGCGCGTTGATCGTCGCGAATCGGCGGATGGTGCAGCTGCGGCACGTCGTGATCGGCGCCGTGGCGATGGGCGTGGCGATGCTGCTCCTTGCCGCGGCGCCCGGCGTGATGCTCGCCCTGCCTGCGGTGTTCCTCGTCGGGATGGGGAGCATTCTCTACATGACGTCGACGACGTCGATCGTGCAGGTGCGCTCGCGCCGGGAGATGCACGGCCGGCTGCTCGCGCTCCAGACGGTGTTCGTCGCGGGGACGGGCGTGATCGGCGGTCCGCTGTGCGGCTCGCTCGCCGATTGGCTTGGCGGGCGGGCGCCGATCATCCTTGGCGGGATCGTGTGCCTGGCGGCTGCCGTGTTTGGAGCCCTGGCATCTCAGACCGTAGGTGAAGGGGTAGGGTCAAAACAATGACCACGGATTGTGAACGGCGACAAACGCGGACGGGCACGGAGACGGCGTCAACGGCCGTCAACAGCCGTTAACTGCTGTCAACGACAAGAAGAAAAAATCCTCGGCCCGCTTCGACATCGACTCGGCCGAGGGCTTGTTATTCTTGTTTTCTAAATACCAGAATAATCACGGCTTCGCGCTCGACCGAAGTTGACTGCGGTCGACAGCAGTTCACGCCGTCTCCGTGCCTGTCCGAGCATGTCGCGGTTCACGGTCCGTGCTCCCTTTTTTTTCTCGCACCCTCTCTCTACGGCTTCCCGACTCTCGGCAACGAATCGGTCACAAACTGCCCGCCCACTTCTCGCCCCGCGACGTCCGTGACATCGATCATCGCCAGCCGAATCCGCGCATCCTCGCTCGCGCTACGCCGCGCGACGGTCAGCCCGAGCACCGCGCCGGACTGAATCCCCTCCGACGCCACGCCCGCGAACGACACTCGCCCGGCCACGGTGGTGTTCTCGATGCGTGTTCCACCGCTCGGTCGCTCTACGCGCACGACGCGGATCGAGACCGGCAGCGTCAGCTCGCCGTGATAGCCCCCCACGCGCAACCGCGGCGCATCGCTCACCAGGCAGATCGTGATCGTCGCCAGCGTGTCCGTCGCGGTGACGCGGTCCACCACGGCGAACGCGTGGGCCGCCGGTCCTCCGCCGCCCGCGCACGCATTCAACGCCGGTGCGGCGGGCGCGGGGAAGTGCGCATGGACGAGCCAAAGGAGCGAGCCAAGAAAGCGAAGCACGTGAAATTCGGGTGAGTTCGACCGCATATTACGCGCGCGCGGTAAAATCTTCGTGACTCGCCGGTTAACCCATGGTAAACTGACTGCTGCTTTGCTCTTGCGGGTCCGCGTCCAGGCGATAACCTCTCCCCATGAATGTGCCCGCCGACGCCGAACGTGTGATCACGCTGCTGGGCGGCGCCGGCATTCACGCCGGCGCCACGCCAGTCAGCGGGCGCGCCACGCACCGGCATCCGCTGGCGCTCATCGCGTTTTTGATCGTCAGCGCCGGCCGTGGCGTCACGCGGGACA
This genomic interval carries:
- a CDS encoding PAS domain S-box protein, with product MADKPKRSTSSSRTPPNDAPSASPPSPKNYSGDEGAGTKSGIAAEIGDLHRLLVESVQDYAIFALDPAGYILSWNAGAERFKGYKAEEIIGKHFSIFYPRDLVEQGFPQFELLTAANTGRFEDEGWRIRKDGSRFWANVVITALRDRNGKLLGFGKVTRDLTERREAEEALRESEERFRLMVEGVKDYAIFLLDPTGLVTTWNDGAERINGYRAKEIIGQHFSKFYPQVDKDARKPARELEIATRTGKYEEEGWRVRKDGSMFWASVLITAIRNRAGELIGFAKVTRDLTERHASEQRALDDARRVATEQGARLAAEARAAELREVTDRLKRQTEELEARTREAEEARHRADDARRRADEANRVKSQFLAAMSHELRTPLNAIGGYADLINMGLSGPVTARQKDQLERIKRSQAHLLGIINDILNFSRIEAGQLSYDLAAVPIQEVVSSVTHMISPQALAKGIAFVDAGCDEGLTAWADRAKVEQIVLNLLSNAVKFTPSGGTITLSCILDAAQRVSISVRDTGIGISNEQIETIFEPFVQVGRTLTASAEGTGLGLAISRDLARAMGGDIVVTSTPDVGSEFTVTLPALHATKAP
- a CDS encoding DUF4168 domain-containing protein, producing the protein MRRPALVSLPNADSTLAIAAALVSLAGAAPRVSAQARQQASSAMQATRIPRADLETFAQAAVAIAAARDSMQAQISAPKNAKTSAQQEIRAHFQSQVAEILHHAGLSEADFDKKTYIVSADSTTRHAYDSLVAKISGQPIPSVYVPANLGPQVKVPATAAGMHIGHVVNTFNDTPDSKGLLPIALSDARVAAQHAQLAARNPTNLDAIKLHAGHVLNALDPSIVPTGPGSGYGLKKAAAGIATHIELAAKAAGATPNIETHAAHIATAARNTVTRADQCIALAKEIQAATTADDAMKLLNQLIPLTQQLTAGADTNNDGKVSIDEGGLQMAQEHVTLMLAAEKLP
- a CDS encoding MFS transporter; its protein translation is MNTFASLRHRNFRLFFVGQSISNTGNWLTNVALTLLVLRITGSGFAVGVSAACQYGPILIITPWAGAVADRSNKRRALLLTQVLEMMQSSGLAVLAFLAHPPLFGLYALALAGGVVLAFDNPLRRSFVTEMVPKEDLANAVVLYSTIVNVSRIFGPALAGLLATTLGYGWCFTIDAATYLAVLFCLWRMRDEELHRERHDDAATSSVRDGVRYLLSVPVLWISFAMLAAVGMLAYNFNVALPLFVTRSLHSSEATFTILYSVFSVGAVASALIVANRRMVQLRHVVIGAVAMGVAMLLLAAAPGVMLALPAVFLVGMGSILYMTSTTSIVQVRSRREMHGRLLALQTVFVAGTGVIGGPLCGSLADWLGGRAPIILGGIVCLAAAVFGALASQTVGEGVGSKQ